The following proteins come from a genomic window of Geomonas sp. RF6:
- a CDS encoding serine hydrolase domain-containing protein has protein sequence MQWNRSPGANAGAVIVSLLRIIICFLLISLSTEALAAGEPAAIDRLIEEAIGKGLIAGGVVLVGNRGGTLFQRAYGRVSALPDARPMTVDTVFDVASLTKVIATTPSVLKLAADGRVSLTDPVQKWFPEFAGHGKDQVLVYHLLTHTSGLDDFSLASVNPLGSAIEGSALQKLKGEVGSRFRYADINFILLAEVVKRATGAGLDLFSYASFYHPLAMNDTGFNPAKKERCASTVVDDRIYTGEPQDLLCRQLGGVAGHAGLFSTAQDLARFCRMMLSGGELDGRRVLDQRAVQQMTAPYFSRHGQVVRGLGWDIASPYSSPRGNRFSDGSFGHTGYSGSSIWIDPESDAFVILLTARLDYHRTKEFSKLRSDLSTIACTLFGVPPVLQEMADFNDP, from the coding sequence ATGCAATGGAATCGTTCGCCCGGTGCGAACGCAGGTGCAGTAATCGTGTCCCTTCTTAGAATCATCATCTGCTTCCTCCTGATTTCCCTTTCCACCGAAGCTCTGGCAGCCGGGGAGCCCGCCGCGATAGATCGCCTTATCGAGGAGGCGATCGGCAAGGGGCTCATCGCCGGCGGCGTCGTCCTCGTCGGCAACCGCGGCGGCACTCTCTTCCAGCGCGCCTACGGCCGCGTTTCCGCACTCCCTGATGCCCGTCCGATGACCGTCGATACCGTCTTCGACGTCGCCTCCCTCACAAAGGTCATCGCCACTACTCCGTCGGTCCTGAAGCTTGCCGCGGACGGGCGCGTCTCACTCACCGATCCGGTGCAGAAGTGGTTCCCCGAGTTCGCGGGACACGGCAAGGATCAGGTGCTGGTGTACCATCTCCTCACTCACACCTCCGGGCTGGACGACTTCTCACTTGCCTCAGTCAACCCTCTCGGGAGCGCAATCGAGGGGTCCGCGCTGCAGAAGTTGAAGGGGGAGGTGGGGAGCCGCTTCAGGTACGCCGACATCAACTTCATCCTCCTGGCGGAAGTGGTGAAGAGAGCGACCGGTGCCGGCCTCGACCTTTTCAGCTACGCCTCCTTTTATCACCCGCTCGCCATGAACGACACCGGGTTCAACCCCGCGAAGAAAGAGCGCTGCGCCTCCACGGTCGTCGACGACCGCATCTATACGGGGGAGCCGCAGGATCTCCTGTGCCGACAGCTGGGAGGGGTAGCCGGGCACGCAGGGCTCTTTTCCACGGCGCAGGACCTCGCGCGCTTTTGCCGAATGATGCTCTCCGGTGGTGAGCTGGATGGCCGCCGGGTCCTGGACCAGCGGGCGGTGCAGCAGATGACCGCTCCGTACTTTTCCCGCCACGGCCAGGTCGTGCGCGGCCTCGGGTGGGATATCGCCTCCCCGTACTCGTCGCCGCGGGGCAACCGCTTCTCCGACGGCTCCTTCGGGCACACCGGCTACTCCGGATCGTCCATCTGGATCGACCCGGAATCGGACGCCTTCGTCATTCTCCTCACGGCGCGGCTCGACTACCACAGAACGAAGGAATTCAGCAAGCTGCGCAGCGATCTCTCGACCATCGCCTGCACCCTTTTCGGGGTGCCGCCGGTGCTGCAGGAGATGGCTGATTTCAATGATCCTTGA
- the argJ gene encoding bifunctional glutamate N-acetyltransferase/amino-acid acetyltransferase ArgJ: protein MNVKGFQFSAVEAAIKKPGRLDLALIFSQSPANVAAVFTTNKVKAAPVLISMERAKNGVCRALIVNSGNANACTGEEGMADALEYGRLASGTLGIAEDDLLICSTGVIGQRLPVQRLRDGIEPLVANLPSGTLEDVSSAIMTTDTFAKMEVREGSAGGASYRIAGIAKGAGMIQPNMATMLSFLVTDAAVDAAFLKEAFKEAVDGSFNAITVDGDTSTNDTALIMANGAAGNPTIVPGTPEAKEFTALLHDVLLSLAKLIVKDGEGATKFVEIRVRGAVTNAEAKQGALAIANSLLVKTAFFGQDANWGRIFCALGYSGIEMDQSKVDLFFDDVQMVSRGVFAGGDAEARGSDVLKKKEIAVIIDLRAGEGEAVVYTSDLSYDYVRINADYRT from the coding sequence ATGAACGTCAAAGGTTTCCAGTTCTCAGCCGTTGAGGCTGCCATCAAAAAGCCGGGGCGGCTCGACCTGGCTCTCATCTTTTCCCAGTCACCTGCCAATGTCGCCGCCGTCTTCACCACCAACAAGGTGAAGGCCGCGCCGGTTCTCATCTCCATGGAGCGCGCCAAAAACGGCGTCTGCCGCGCCCTCATAGTCAATAGCGGGAACGCCAACGCCTGCACCGGCGAGGAGGGGATGGCCGACGCCCTTGAGTACGGCAGGCTCGCCTCCGGGACTCTCGGCATCGCCGAAGACGACCTCCTCATCTGCTCCACCGGGGTCATCGGCCAGCGCCTCCCGGTGCAGCGCCTGCGCGACGGCATCGAGCCGCTGGTGGCAAACCTTCCCTCCGGGACGCTCGAGGACGTCTCCAGCGCCATCATGACCACCGACACCTTCGCAAAGATGGAGGTGCGGGAGGGGAGTGCCGGGGGGGCAAGCTACCGGATAGCCGGAATCGCCAAGGGCGCCGGGATGATCCAGCCGAACATGGCGACGATGCTCTCCTTTCTCGTCACCGATGCCGCCGTCGATGCGGCTTTTTTGAAGGAAGCGTTCAAGGAGGCGGTGGACGGCTCCTTCAACGCCATCACGGTCGACGGCGACACCTCCACGAACGACACCGCCCTCATCATGGCAAACGGCGCCGCCGGCAACCCCACCATCGTGCCGGGAACACCTGAGGCGAAGGAATTCACCGCGCTCTTGCACGACGTCCTCCTTTCCCTTGCCAAGCTCATCGTAAAGGACGGAGAGGGGGCCACGAAGTTCGTGGAGATCAGGGTGCGCGGCGCAGTCACTAACGCCGAGGCGAAGCAGGGGGCTCTTGCCATCGCCAACTCCCTCCTGGTAAAGACCGCCTTTTTCGGCCAGGACGCCAACTGGGGGAGGATCTTCTGCGCCCTCGGCTACTCCGGGATCGAGATGGACCAGTCGAAGGTCGACCTCTTCTTCGACGACGTCCAGATGGTCTCCAGGGGCGTCTTTGCCGGCGGGGACGCGGAGGCTCGCGGGAGCGACGTGTTGAAAAAGAAGGAAATTGCCGTTATCATTGACCTTCGTGCCGGAGAAGGGGAGGCGGTTGTCTATACGAGTGATCTCTCCTACGACTATGTTCGCATCAACGCGGACTACCGGACCTGA
- a CDS encoding prepilin peptidase produces the protein MTAAHLLFSTFSFIFGAVVGSFLNVCIYRLPRHESVVFPPSHCPNCDYRIRWYDNVPVLSYLLLGGKCRSCKTPISVQYPVVELINGFLTLFLFLRFGPSFGFAVLFIFCSALVTITFIDLEHQIIPDVITLPGIVIGFIISFFIPQLGWLNSLLGILAGGGSLLIVAYGYELLTKKEGMGGGDIKLLAMMGAFLGWKSILFIIFAASLIGSVVGIALMVAQKKDSKLAIPFGPFLAGAAIIYIFFGRTIILWYLGTVSGIR, from the coding sequence TTGACCGCAGCACACCTTCTGTTTTCCACTTTCTCCTTCATTTTCGGCGCCGTCGTCGGTTCCTTTCTCAACGTCTGCATCTATCGCCTGCCGAGGCACGAATCGGTCGTATTTCCCCCCTCGCACTGCCCCAACTGCGACTACCGGATACGCTGGTACGACAACGTCCCCGTCCTGAGCTATCTCCTCCTCGGGGGGAAGTGCCGTTCCTGCAAGACCCCCATCTCCGTGCAGTACCCGGTCGTCGAGCTCATAAACGGCTTCCTCACTCTATTCCTTTTCCTGCGCTTCGGCCCGAGCTTCGGTTTCGCCGTCCTCTTTATCTTCTGCAGCGCCCTCGTTACCATCACCTTCATCGACCTGGAGCACCAGATCATACCGGACGTGATCACGCTCCCCGGTATCGTCATCGGCTTTATCATCTCCTTCTTCATCCCGCAGCTCGGCTGGCTCAACTCCCTCCTCGGAATCCTCGCCGGAGGGGGAAGCCTCCTTATCGTCGCCTACGGCTACGAGCTCCTCACGAAGAAAGAGGGGATGGGGGGAGGGGATATCAAGCTCCTGGCCATGATGGGCGCCTTCCTCGGGTGGAAGTCGATCCTCTTCATCATCTTCGCCGCCTCCCTCATCGGCTCGGTCGTGGGGATTGCCCTGATGGTGGCGCAGAAGAAGGACTCGAAGCTCGCCATCCCCTTCGGCCCCTTCCTCGCGGGTGCGGCGATCATCTATATCTTCTTCGGCAGGACCATCATCCTCTGGTACCTTGGTACCGTATCGGGTATCAGGTAA
- a CDS encoding response regulator transcription factor, producing MGNRLLLADDSITIQKVVGIIFANEELFELTVVDNGTAALEKAREIHPDVMLVDALMPGKSGYEVCAEVRRDPALAATPLLLLIGAFDPVDEEKTRECGADASITKPFESQQLIDRVKELLEVGRQRKEAPPAKPAPAAAAPAPAAPAPAGNEDIWGELAAETAIIPKAPAAPQAPAAAPQPPKAAPAPAAPVVEEIEEATLEDDLWGAFELVDEVEEEPAPAPPAAAAAPAAQPVAPAAEPSVSLEAAIQPEAEYEVEEFFTFEEDAEGIEETQPLEEEGGIEEVPAESFSFQEESYEEPAPFEVVEEAVPAKPAVEETFAQIAPEPVVAAAEREAAPPAQAPQAPAATGITEEQLVAALSKLSRDVIERIVWEVVPDLAEALIKEEIRKIKAGSKE from the coding sequence ATGGGGAATAGACTGCTCCTCGCCGATGATAGCATCACCATCCAGAAGGTCGTAGGGATCATCTTCGCCAACGAGGAGTTGTTTGAGCTCACGGTGGTAGACAACGGGACCGCTGCGCTGGAGAAGGCGCGTGAGATCCATCCCGACGTCATGCTGGTGGACGCCCTCATGCCCGGGAAGTCCGGCTACGAGGTGTGCGCGGAGGTGCGACGCGATCCGGCTCTTGCCGCCACACCGCTCCTTTTGCTGATCGGTGCCTTCGACCCCGTCGACGAGGAGAAGACGCGCGAATGTGGCGCCGACGCTTCCATAACGAAGCCTTTCGAGTCGCAGCAGCTGATCGATCGGGTGAAGGAATTGCTGGAGGTCGGACGGCAGCGGAAAGAGGCTCCCCCCGCGAAGCCGGCTCCTGCCGCTGCGGCGCCTGCGCCTGCAGCTCCCGCACCTGCTGGGAATGAAGATATCTGGGGAGAGCTGGCGGCAGAGACTGCCATCATCCCCAAGGCGCCTGCAGCCCCGCAAGCACCCGCCGCTGCGCCTCAGCCGCCGAAGGCCGCTCCTGCGCCTGCCGCGCCGGTTGTTGAAGAGATCGAGGAAGCGACCCTGGAGGACGATCTCTGGGGAGCATTCGAGCTCGTTGATGAAGTCGAGGAAGAGCCTGCACCGGCCCCTCCGGCAGCGGCCGCAGCACCCGCAGCGCAGCCGGTTGCGCCTGCCGCGGAACCCTCCGTTTCCCTGGAGGCGGCAATCCAGCCGGAGGCCGAGTACGAGGTGGAAGAGTTCTTCACCTTCGAAGAGGACGCCGAGGGTATAGAGGAGACTCAGCCCCTGGAGGAGGAGGGGGGCATCGAGGAGGTTCCTGCCGAGTCATTCTCCTTCCAGGAGGAGTCGTACGAGGAGCCGGCGCCGTTCGAGGTCGTGGAAGAGGCGGTTCCCGCGAAGCCGGCAGTCGAGGAGACCTTCGCGCAGATCGCTCCGGAACCTGTAGTGGCAGCGGCCGAGAGAGAAGCCGCACCCCCTGCCCAGGCGCCCCAAGCACCTGCGGCGACGGGAATCACCGAAGAGCAGCTCGTGGCCGCACTTTCGAAGCTTTCCCGCGACGTCATCGAGCGCATCGTGTGGGAGGTCGTGCCCGATCTTGCGGAAGCGCTCATCAAGGAAGAAATCAGGAAGATAAAGGCGGGAAGCAAGGAGTAG
- a CDS encoding DUF2914 domain-containing protein: MTVTRRFCTTALALALLVSGLGSAHAADLKITEMAVTTKIVKGNPIDSVRRISSTSVKALYCFTRISSPEDTDTTIKQVWYLNDEPVGEYVLPVKGGRWRTYSKRAVEKGLSGEWRCDAVDADGKVLKSVSFTMN; the protein is encoded by the coding sequence ATGACTGTTACGAGGCGTTTTTGCACTACTGCCCTGGCCCTGGCCCTGCTCGTCTCCGGGCTCGGCTCCGCTCATGCGGCGGACCTGAAGATAACCGAGATGGCGGTGACTACAAAGATTGTGAAGGGAAACCCGATCGACTCGGTGCGCCGCATTTCCTCCACCTCGGTAAAGGCGTTGTACTGCTTTACCAGGATCTCTTCCCCGGAGGACACCGACACGACGATCAAGCAGGTTTGGTACCTAAACGACGAGCCGGTGGGTGAATACGTCCTCCCGGTGAAGGGGGGGCGCTGGCGCACCTACTCGAAGAGGGCGGTGGAGAAGGGGCTCTCCGGCGAGTGGCGCTGCGACGCGGTCGACGCCGACGGGAAGGTGCTGAAGTCGGTCAGTTTCACCATGAACTAG
- a CDS encoding valine--tRNA ligase, whose product MAQKELEKVYEPKSVEQKWYKEWEEKGYFHATLPSDKPSYSIVIPPPNITGVLHMGHALNNTLQDVLCRWKRMSGYNVLWMPGTDHAGIATQNVVERQLAAEGKDRFELGRDGFIERVWKWKGESGGQIIDQLKRLGASCDWERERFTMDAGLSTAVREVFVRLYQEGLIYRDNRLINWCPRCHTALSDIEVEHEEKAGNLWHLRYPVIGSDEFLVVATTRPETMLGDTAVAVHPEDERYRHLVGKKVLLPLVNREIPIVADEYVDLEFGTGVVKITPAHDFNDFEVGARHGLDKINVFDESGIVNAAGHQYEGMDRFAARKQIIEDLEKAGLLERIQDHALSVGGCYRCKTVVEPYLSLQWYVKVGPLAERALAAVKDGKTRIVPAQWEATYYDWMENIRDWCISRQIWWGHRIPAWYCDHCGAVTVAKEDPTRCEKCGSDEIRQETDVLDTWFSSALWPFSTLGWPEKTPELAAFYPTSCLITGFDILFFWVARMMMMGLHFMDEVPFTDVYIHALVRDAQGQKMSKSRGNVIDPLTVIDAYGTDAFRFTLCAFAAQGRDVKLAEERIGGYRNFANKIWNASRFALMNLEGFDAASVKEDELVYSNADRWILYRLNETARSVEEALTSYRFNEAASDLYRFTWSEFCDWYIELIKDDLYNGTPQRQQTAKYVLWLTLEHLLRLLHPFMPFITEEIWQAIGGPAARGEETVMLSRYPRPVPEWEGLAAAATEMELVMDVIKGIRNIRGEMEVPPSKQIAVILDCKSGESLELLEKNRAYVTSLARLSELTIGTGVERPEEASLQVAGDVEIVVPLRGLVNVEEEEKRLNKEIAKIEKDIEFLSKKLENPSFVERAPAEVVEKEREKIAEFANKKQLLEENLEKIRRLK is encoded by the coding sequence ATGGCACAGAAAGAGCTGGAAAAGGTTTACGAGCCGAAAAGCGTCGAGCAGAAATGGTACAAGGAGTGGGAGGAGAAAGGGTACTTTCACGCCACCCTCCCCTCTGACAAGCCCTCCTACAGTATCGTCATCCCCCCGCCGAACATCACCGGCGTCCTCCACATGGGACACGCACTGAACAACACCCTGCAGGATGTACTGTGCCGCTGGAAGCGGATGAGCGGCTACAACGTCCTGTGGATGCCGGGGACCGACCATGCCGGGATCGCCACCCAGAACGTGGTGGAGCGCCAGCTCGCCGCGGAAGGGAAGGACCGCTTCGAGCTCGGCCGCGACGGCTTCATCGAGCGGGTCTGGAAGTGGAAGGGTGAGTCGGGGGGGCAGATCATCGACCAGCTCAAGAGGCTTGGTGCCTCCTGCGACTGGGAGCGCGAGCGCTTCACCATGGACGCCGGCCTCTCCACCGCGGTGCGCGAGGTCTTCGTCCGCCTGTACCAGGAAGGGCTCATCTACCGGGACAACCGCCTTATAAACTGGTGCCCCCGCTGCCATACCGCCCTTTCGGACATCGAGGTAGAACACGAGGAGAAGGCGGGTAACCTGTGGCATCTGCGCTACCCGGTCATCGGCAGCGACGAGTTCCTGGTGGTCGCTACCACCCGCCCGGAGACGATGCTGGGCGACACCGCCGTTGCCGTGCACCCCGAAGACGAGCGCTACCGCCACCTGGTCGGCAAGAAGGTCCTCCTGCCGCTGGTGAACCGGGAGATTCCGATCGTTGCGGACGAGTACGTCGACCTCGAATTCGGCACCGGCGTGGTGAAAATCACCCCGGCCCACGACTTCAACGACTTCGAGGTCGGTGCGCGCCACGGGCTGGACAAGATCAACGTCTTTGACGAGTCGGGGATCGTAAACGCCGCAGGCCACCAGTACGAGGGGATGGACCGCTTCGCCGCCCGCAAGCAGATCATCGAGGACCTGGAGAAGGCGGGGCTTCTGGAGCGTATCCAGGACCACGCACTCTCCGTCGGCGGTTGCTATCGCTGCAAGACGGTCGTGGAGCCGTACCTCTCCCTGCAGTGGTACGTAAAGGTAGGCCCCCTCGCCGAGCGCGCCCTCGCGGCGGTGAAGGACGGAAAGACCCGCATCGTCCCGGCGCAGTGGGAAGCGACCTACTACGACTGGATGGAGAACATCAGGGACTGGTGCATTTCCCGCCAGATCTGGTGGGGACACCGCATTCCCGCCTGGTACTGCGACCACTGCGGCGCGGTGACCGTCGCCAAGGAAGATCCTACCCGCTGCGAGAAGTGCGGCAGCGACGAGATCCGGCAGGAAACGGACGTTCTGGACACCTGGTTCTCCTCGGCGCTGTGGCCTTTCTCCACCCTCGGCTGGCCGGAGAAGACCCCGGAGCTCGCGGCGTTTTACCCGACGTCGTGCCTCATCACCGGCTTCGACATCCTCTTTTTCTGGGTCGCCCGCATGATGATGATGGGGCTGCACTTCATGGACGAGGTCCCCTTCACCGACGTCTACATCCACGCACTGGTGCGCGACGCCCAGGGGCAGAAGATGAGCAAGTCCCGCGGCAACGTCATCGACCCCTTAACCGTCATCGACGCCTACGGCACCGACGCATTCCGCTTCACCCTGTGCGCCTTCGCGGCGCAGGGGAGGGACGTGAAGCTCGCCGAGGAGCGGATCGGGGGGTACCGCAACTTCGCCAACAAGATCTGGAACGCCTCCCGCTTCGCCCTCATGAACCTGGAAGGGTTCGACGCCGCGAGTGTGAAGGAAGATGAACTCGTCTACTCGAATGCGGACCGCTGGATCCTGTACCGCCTGAACGAAACGGCGCGCTCCGTGGAGGAGGCCCTTACCTCCTACCGCTTCAACGAGGCGGCGAGCGACCTGTACCGCTTCACCTGGAGCGAGTTCTGCGACTGGTACATCGAGCTCATAAAGGACGACCTGTACAACGGCACCCCGCAGCGGCAGCAGACGGCGAAGTACGTCCTGTGGCTCACCCTGGAGCACCTCCTGAGGCTATTGCACCCCTTCATGCCGTTCATTACCGAGGAGATCTGGCAGGCGATCGGCGGCCCCGCGGCACGCGGCGAGGAGACGGTCATGCTCTCCCGGTACCCGCGCCCTGTGCCTGAGTGGGAAGGGCTCGCTGCAGCCGCCACCGAGATGGAACTGGTCATGGACGTCATCAAGGGGATCAGGAACATCAGGGGTGAGATGGAGGTGCCGCCGAGCAAGCAGATCGCCGTCATCCTCGACTGCAAGTCCGGTGAGAGCCTGGAGCTCCTCGAGAAGAACAGGGCGTACGTGACAAGCCTCGCCCGCCTCTCCGAGCTCACCATCGGGACAGGGGTGGAGCGCCCCGAGGAGGCCTCCTTGCAGGTGGCCGGCGACGTGGAGATCGTGGTGCCGCTGCGCGGCCTGGTAAACGTAGAGGAAGAGGAGAAGCGCCTCAACAAGGAGATCGCCAAGATCGAGAAGGACATCGAGTTCCTCTCCAAGAAGCTTGAGAACCCGAGCTTCGTGGAGCGTGCACCCGCCGAGGTGGTGGAGAAGGAGCGCGAGAAGATTGCGGAGTTTGCCAACAAAAAGCAGCTTCTCGAGGAAAACCTGGAAAAGATCAGGCGGCTCAAGTAG